One Leifsonia shinshuensis DNA window includes the following coding sequences:
- a CDS encoding Gfo/Idh/MocA family protein, translated as MSDAPATGHGAIVVGAGRMGRAHAEAWAACGVPVRWVVSPRRRPDLAAPGARWATSLDEALDDPGADLVSICTPTPTHTDLAVQALAAGRSVLLEKPIALTIADAERVADAAARAPGVLMVAHVVRFFPGYAALAERVAAGSVGRPRAVLASRLSAAPAWAEWLADETRSGGMIVDFAIHDVDQANAYLGDPVAVTAVRTPGDGFGAPAAITVEYASGGVAQLLAVADLPAGAAFRTTLEVVGDGGTDTVADVPGDAFAAQARYFLECVERGAEPARSPVAAAIEALRVCLAARESAQAGARVVLDRRDA; from the coding sequence ATGAGCGACGCGCCCGCCACGGGCCACGGCGCGATCGTCGTCGGCGCCGGCCGGATGGGCCGCGCGCATGCGGAGGCCTGGGCCGCGTGCGGCGTCCCGGTCCGCTGGGTGGTGTCGCCCCGCAGGCGTCCCGATCTCGCTGCTCCGGGCGCACGCTGGGCGACCTCCCTCGATGAGGCGCTGGACGATCCCGGCGCCGATCTGGTCTCGATCTGCACGCCGACCCCCACCCACACGGACCTCGCCGTTCAGGCGCTCGCCGCGGGCAGGAGCGTGCTGCTCGAGAAGCCGATCGCGCTCACGATCGCCGACGCCGAACGGGTCGCCGACGCTGCGGCGCGCGCGCCCGGTGTCCTCATGGTCGCCCATGTCGTGCGGTTCTTCCCGGGCTATGCGGCGCTGGCCGAACGCGTCGCGGCCGGCTCGGTCGGGCGTCCGCGCGCCGTGCTCGCCTCGCGGCTGTCGGCCGCTCCGGCCTGGGCGGAGTGGCTGGCCGATGAGACCCGCTCCGGCGGGATGATCGTGGACTTCGCCATCCACGACGTCGACCAGGCGAACGCGTACCTCGGCGACCCCGTCGCAGTCACGGCGGTCCGCACGCCGGGCGACGGTTTCGGAGCCCCGGCCGCGATCACGGTCGAGTACGCGTCGGGAGGCGTGGCGCAGCTTCTCGCGGTCGCCGACCTCCCGGCCGGCGCGGCCTTCCGCACCACGCTGGAGGTCGTCGGCGACGGAGGAACGGACACCGTGGCCGACGTCCCCGGCGACGCCTTCGCGGCCCAGGCCCGCTACTTCCTGGAGTGCGTCGAGCGCGGTGCGGAGCCGGCCCGATCGCCGGTGGCCGCCGCGATCGAGGCGCTGCGGGTCTGCCTGGCCGCCAGGGAGTCCGCGCAGGCGGGCGCGCGGGTCGTTCTCGACCGCCGCGACGCCTGA
- a CDS encoding ROK family transcriptional regulator, whose amino-acid sequence MSGTHTAAPGNAPATPGGILHLVRSGRAGSRADIARHTGLSPSTVAQRVDALLSAGFLREAGEGVSHGGRRPRALEVDASSGVVAAADLGSHHATFGLFDLSGRLLASRTAPMEIAAGPDHVLGWIAASAEELRAQHAAPGQELRGIGIGMPGPVDSTTGRMVSPSRMPGWNGLDVAAALASRTGLTVAVDNDANLMALGEFDATAHTPDALAGDGQLVFVKAGSSIGCGIVAFGGVYRGHHGMAGDISHVTVPGAPEVLCSCGRVGCLDAVAGGAAIVQALRRDGVDVADTRDVVALARDAHPLATLMLREAGLRTGGVLATIMNFFNPQRLVLGGILGEAEAFVAGVRSAIYSDCLPMITDQLDIAVSVAKQEAGIRGAGRLVLDALFDPAQVDSAVR is encoded by the coding sequence ATGAGCGGCACGCACACCGCGGCACCCGGGAACGCACCGGCGACGCCGGGCGGCATCCTCCACCTCGTCCGTTCGGGCCGCGCCGGCTCCCGGGCCGACATCGCCCGTCACACCGGCCTGTCGCCGTCGACCGTCGCGCAGCGGGTCGACGCCCTGCTCTCCGCCGGCTTCCTCCGCGAGGCGGGGGAGGGCGTCTCGCACGGCGGCCGCCGCCCGCGGGCGCTGGAGGTCGACGCCAGCTCGGGCGTCGTCGCCGCCGCGGACCTCGGCTCGCACCACGCCACCTTCGGGCTCTTCGACCTGTCCGGGCGGCTGCTGGCCTCCCGCACCGCGCCCATGGAGATCGCCGCAGGGCCGGACCACGTCCTCGGCTGGATCGCCGCGAGCGCGGAGGAGCTGCGCGCGCAGCACGCCGCGCCCGGCCAGGAGCTGCGCGGCATCGGCATCGGGATGCCCGGCCCGGTCGACTCCACGACCGGCCGGATGGTCTCGCCGTCGCGGATGCCCGGCTGGAACGGCCTGGACGTCGCCGCCGCGCTGGCCTCCCGCACCGGGCTGACCGTCGCGGTGGACAACGACGCCAACCTGATGGCGCTCGGGGAGTTCGACGCGACCGCGCACACTCCGGACGCGCTCGCGGGCGACGGCCAGCTCGTCTTCGTCAAGGCCGGGTCGAGCATCGGCTGCGGGATCGTCGCGTTCGGCGGCGTATACCGCGGCCACCACGGCATGGCCGGCGACATCAGCCACGTCACCGTGCCCGGCGCCCCCGAGGTGTTGTGCTCGTGCGGCCGCGTCGGTTGCCTCGACGCCGTCGCCGGAGGCGCCGCGATCGTCCAGGCCCTGCGCCGGGACGGCGTGGACGTGGCCGACACCCGCGACGTCGTCGCCCTCGCCAGGGACGCCCACCCGCTCGCGACGCTCATGCTGCGGGAGGCGGGCCTGCGCACCGGAGGTGTGCTCGCGACGATCATGAACTTCTTCAACCCGCAGCGCCTGGTGCTCGGCGGCATCCTCGGCGAGGCGGAGGCGTTCGTCGCCGGCGTCCGCTCGGCCATCTACTCCGACTGCCTGCCGATGATCACCGACCAGCTCGACATCGCGGTCAGCGTGGCGAAGCAGGAGGCCGGCATCCGGGGTGCGGGACGGCTCGTCCTCGACGCGCTGTTCGACCCGGCGCAGGTCGACAGCGCGGTGCGATGA
- a CDS encoding amino acid ABC transporter ATP-binding protein, with protein METPNARPMVSLRGVDKHFGDLHVLRSIDLDVAPREVVVVVGPSGSGKSTLCRSINRLETIDGGEIRVDGELLPQEGAELARLRAEVGMVFQSFNLFAHRTVLDNVALAPVKVRKLKKAEAERQALELLDRVGIADKAGSHPAQLSGGQQQRAAIARALAMQPKVMLFDEPTSALDPEMVGEVLDVMTSLAREGMTMIVVTHEMGFARRAADRVVFMDHGQIVEQATPAEFFDSPRTERAKSFLASVLSH; from the coding sequence ATGGAAACACCGAACGCTCGCCCGATGGTGAGCCTGCGCGGCGTCGACAAGCACTTCGGCGACCTGCACGTCCTCCGCTCGATCGACCTCGACGTGGCTCCCCGCGAGGTGGTCGTCGTGGTCGGGCCCTCCGGCTCCGGGAAGTCCACGCTCTGCCGCTCGATCAACCGGCTGGAGACCATCGACGGCGGCGAGATCCGCGTCGACGGCGAACTGCTCCCGCAGGAGGGCGCCGAGCTGGCCCGCCTCCGCGCCGAGGTCGGCATGGTGTTCCAGTCCTTCAACCTCTTCGCGCACCGCACCGTGCTCGACAACGTCGCGCTCGCGCCGGTCAAGGTGCGCAAGCTCAAGAAGGCGGAGGCCGAGCGCCAGGCCCTCGAACTGCTCGACCGGGTGGGCATCGCCGACAAGGCCGGCAGCCACCCGGCGCAGCTCTCCGGCGGCCAGCAGCAGCGCGCCGCCATCGCCCGCGCGCTCGCCATGCAGCCCAAGGTGATGCTCTTCGACGAGCCGACCAGCGCGCTCGACCCCGAGATGGTCGGCGAGGTGCTCGATGTGATGACCTCCCTGGCCCGCGAGGGGATGACCATGATCGTCGTCACGCACGAGATGGGCTTCGCCCGCCGCGCCGCCGACCGCGTCGTCTTCATGGACCACGGGCAGATCGTCGAGCAGGCGACGCCCGCCGAGTTCTTCGACTCGCCCCGCACCGAGCGGGCGAAGTCGTTCCTGGCCTCCGTGCTCTCGCACTGA
- a CDS encoding glutamate ABC transporter substrate-binding protein has protein sequence MTRSSTRTTRRRAAFAGALLAAVTLAVTACSSGTSALPGDGAGSTAKTDSVFSGAPVAKAAAIIPGSTMEKIKKRGKLIVAEALDAPLLSQQDPTDPSKVTGFDADLAKLLAIYILGKPNVEIVPPASETREAMLQNGTVDVVFNTYTITEQRATQVDFAGPYFESGLSVAVKSDNKSIKSEKDLDGKNVIVGANTPAVTEVPKIAPKATVTAFGTDPAAVQALIQGRGDAYVQDYTLLASDAASEKQIKVVGQPFTKEPYGIGLPHGDSDFKTFVNTWLKTIQKGGQWGQAWKTTLGTVTDSAIPTPPEIGSVPGS, from the coding sequence ATGACCCGCAGCTCTACCCGCACGACCCGCCGCCGGGCCGCCTTCGCCGGCGCCCTGCTCGCGGCCGTGACGCTCGCCGTCACCGCCTGCTCCTCCGGCACCTCGGCCCTCCCCGGCGACGGAGCCGGCTCCACGGCCAAGACCGACTCGGTCTTCTCCGGCGCCCCCGTCGCCAAGGCCGCCGCGATCATCCCCGGCTCCACGATGGAGAAGATCAAGAAGCGCGGCAAGCTCATCGTCGCCGAGGCGCTCGACGCCCCGCTGCTCTCGCAGCAGGACCCGACCGACCCGAGCAAGGTCACCGGCTTCGACGCCGACCTGGCCAAGCTGCTGGCGATCTACATCCTCGGCAAGCCGAACGTGGAGATCGTGCCGCCGGCGTCGGAGACCCGGGAGGCGATGCTGCAGAACGGCACGGTCGACGTCGTCTTCAACACGTACACGATCACCGAGCAGCGCGCGACGCAGGTCGACTTCGCCGGCCCGTACTTCGAGTCCGGCCTGTCGGTCGCCGTCAAGAGCGACAACAAGTCGATCAAGAGCGAGAAGGACCTCGACGGCAAGAACGTGATCGTCGGCGCGAACACGCCGGCCGTCACCGAGGTGCCGAAGATCGCACCGAAGGCCACGGTCACCGCGTTCGGCACCGACCCGGCCGCCGTCCAGGCGCTCATCCAGGGCCGCGGCGACGCCTACGTGCAGGACTACACCCTGCTCGCCAGCGACGCCGCCAGCGAGAAGCAGATCAAGGTGGTCGGCCAGCCGTTCACCAAGGAGCCCTACGGCATCGGCCTCCCGCACGGCGACAGCGACTTCAAGACGTTCGTCAACACCTGGCTGAAGACCATCCAGAAGGGCGGCCAGTGGGGCCAGGCGTGGAAGACCACGCTCGGCACCGTGACCGACTCGGCCATCCCGACCCCGCCGGAGATCGGCTCGGTCCCGGGTTCCTGA
- a CDS encoding amino acid ABC transporter permease produces the protein MNPLIDNLGPLLQALGTTLMMAVVAGVGSIVLGVLVTIARVSPIPVLRAAAFLYVQFFINVPLLALLLLAVFALPDAGLLLPLTPTAIIVLTVYEAAYVAEAVRSGVNTVPVGQVEASRALGFTLGQSLRLVVIPQALRAVVQPIGNVMIALAMNTALAAAVGVVELTAEVNKINLVAAQPILIFSGAGILYMAIALAIGLTAGWVERKVAIAR, from the coding sequence ATGAATCCCCTGATCGACAACCTCGGGCCGCTGCTGCAGGCCCTCGGCACGACGCTGATGATGGCGGTCGTGGCCGGCGTCGGCTCGATCGTGCTCGGCGTGCTTGTCACGATCGCGCGCGTGAGCCCGATCCCGGTGCTGCGCGCTGCGGCCTTCCTCTACGTGCAGTTCTTCATCAACGTGCCACTGCTGGCCCTGCTGCTGCTCGCCGTGTTCGCGCTGCCGGACGCCGGCCTCCTGCTGCCGCTGACGCCGACCGCGATCATCGTGCTCACCGTCTACGAGGCCGCCTACGTCGCAGAGGCCGTGCGCTCGGGGGTCAACACCGTCCCGGTCGGGCAGGTGGAGGCCTCCCGTGCCCTCGGCTTCACCCTCGGCCAGTCGCTGCGGCTGGTCGTCATCCCGCAGGCGCTGCGCGCGGTGGTGCAGCCGATCGGCAACGTGATGATCGCTCTCGCGATGAACACCGCCCTCGCCGCCGCGGTGGGTGTCGTGGAGCTGACCGCCGAGGTGAACAAGATCAACCTCGTCGCGGCGCAGCCCATCCTGATCTTCTCCGGCGCGGGCATCCTCTACATGGCCATCGCGCTGGCCATCGGCCTGACCGCCGGCTGGGTGGAGCGGAAGGTGGCGATCGCCCGATGA
- a CDS encoding amino acid ABC transporter permease, whose product MTAQLIPDRPAPRPSARRSRPRRAYAAAFMYDVPGPRGRRNILVGTVLSVLAIAGLLGYGLWQFASHGQLAPERWAPFTEWPIWNYLLVGLLGTLEAAAIVAVLGGFLGVLLALGRISRLRVVRWLCGFYIEVARTVPVLLVIYLMLFGLPQLGVNLPVLWKLVVPLTIANSAVFAEIVRAGILSLPRGQREAALSLGMRPGQAMRFVVLPQAARNVAPSLVTQFVSLLKDTSLGYIVAFTELLYRGQVLASYLHLLIPTYVAVTVIYLVVNGSLSAFASRLQRGPRRRASAQPVLPALPAAQHQEETHV is encoded by the coding sequence ATGACCGCACAGCTCATCCCCGACCGTCCGGCTCCGCGCCCGTCCGCGCGCCGATCGCGTCCGCGCCGGGCATATGCCGCGGCGTTCATGTACGACGTCCCCGGTCCGCGCGGGCGCCGCAACATCCTGGTCGGCACCGTCCTGAGCGTCCTCGCGATCGCCGGGCTGCTCGGCTACGGACTCTGGCAGTTCGCGTCGCACGGGCAGCTCGCGCCCGAACGATGGGCGCCGTTCACCGAGTGGCCGATCTGGAACTACCTGCTGGTCGGGCTGCTCGGGACCCTGGAGGCCGCCGCGATCGTCGCCGTGCTCGGCGGCTTCCTCGGGGTCCTCCTCGCGCTCGGCCGGATCAGCCGGCTGCGCGTCGTCCGGTGGCTGTGCGGGTTCTACATCGAGGTCGCCCGCACCGTTCCGGTGTTGCTGGTGATCTACCTCATGCTGTTCGGCCTCCCGCAGCTCGGCGTCAACCTGCCGGTGCTGTGGAAGCTGGTCGTCCCGCTGACGATCGCCAACTCGGCGGTCTTCGCGGAGATCGTGCGTGCCGGCATCCTGAGCCTCCCCCGCGGTCAGCGCGAGGCCGCGCTCAGCCTCGGGATGCGACCCGGCCAGGCGATGCGCTTCGTGGTGCTCCCGCAGGCCGCGCGGAACGTCGCGCCGTCGCTGGTGACGCAGTTCGTCAGCCTCCTGAAGGACACCTCGCTCGGCTACATCGTCGCGTTCACCGAGCTGCTCTACCGCGGCCAGGTGCTCGCGTCGTACCTGCACCTGCTTATCCCCACCTACGTCGCCGTGACGGTCATCTACCTGGTCGTCAACGGCAGCCTCTCGGCGTTCGCCTCCCGCCTGCAGCGCGGTCCGCGGCGGCGCGCCTCCGCACAACCCGTGCTTCCGGCGCTGCCGGCGGCTCAGCACCAGGAAGAGACCCATGTCTAG
- a CDS encoding asparaginase, with translation MSSTASPVHGLAELAAVRRSGLIESRHFGSLVALDPDGGTLLELGDPDAVVLPRSTVKPLQALACLTAGAPLAGPSLAIAAGSHTGEDEHVRVVRDILAAAGVDESALGCPVDRPEDEGTFERMIRAGESRTRIRMNCSGKHAAMLLAAAVNGWPTDGYLDPSHPVQRHVRETMAELTGVPVGHDAIDGCGAPLFETTVRGVARSFGRLVTAAPGTPERAVADAMREHPFYVGGSGHQNSTLMETVPGALAKGGAEGVIGVAAADGTAVAMKIVDGSPRATTLIALRVLEALGTDVSGAATLVDLPVLGGGVQVGRIEVGTDLAAALERVA, from the coding sequence ATGTCTAGCACCGCCTCCCCCGTCCACGGGCTCGCCGAGCTCGCCGCCGTGCGCCGCTCCGGGCTGATCGAGAGCCGCCACTTCGGCAGCCTCGTCGCCCTCGACCCGGACGGCGGGACGCTGCTGGAGCTCGGCGACCCGGACGCGGTCGTGCTGCCGCGCAGCACGGTGAAGCCGCTGCAGGCGCTCGCGTGCCTCACCGCCGGCGCGCCGCTCGCCGGTCCGTCGCTGGCGATCGCCGCGGGCAGCCACACCGGGGAGGACGAGCACGTGCGGGTCGTCCGCGACATCCTCGCGGCCGCGGGCGTCGACGAGTCGGCGCTGGGCTGCCCGGTCGACCGGCCGGAGGACGAGGGCACCTTCGAGCGGATGATCCGCGCAGGAGAGTCGCGCACCCGCATCCGGATGAACTGCTCAGGCAAGCACGCCGCGATGCTGCTGGCCGCGGCTGTGAACGGCTGGCCGACCGACGGCTACCTGGACCCGTCCCACCCCGTGCAGCGGCATGTCCGGGAGACGATGGCCGAGCTGACCGGGGTGCCGGTGGGACACGATGCGATCGACGGCTGCGGCGCGCCGCTGTTCGAGACGACGGTGCGCGGTGTCGCCCGCTCGTTCGGCCGGCTGGTCACCGCGGCGCCCGGCACGCCGGAGCGCGCCGTCGCCGACGCGATGCGCGAGCACCCGTTCTATGTGGGCGGCAGCGGGCACCAGAACTCGACGCTCATGGAGACGGTCCCCGGCGCGCTGGCCAAGGGCGGCGCGGAGGGTGTGATCGGGGTGGCCGCCGCCGACGGGACCGCGGTCGCGATGAAGATCGTGGACGGCAGCCCGCGCGCCACGACGCTGATCGCCCTCCGGGTGCTGGAGGCCCTGGGCACGGACGTGTCGGGCGCTGCCACGCTGGTCGACCTCCCGGTGCTCGGCGGCGGCGTTCAGGTCGGGCGGATCGAGGTCGGGACCGACCTGGCGGCTGCGCTGGAGCGCGTCGCGTGA
- a CDS encoding copper homeostasis protein CutC yields MSGVLVEVCLEDLAGVRLAEAAGADRIELCSALSDGGLTPSIGTVAAALRLSSRMGVTVLIRQRAGDFVFDADELAAMVADIHAVRALPNPNGVAVGFAVGALRPDGSVDAGATAALVAACGEAPVTFHKAFDQVPDRAEALEVLVGLGVARVLTSGGSPSAVEGADALAALVAQAGDRIAVLAGGGVRPVNAAELVRRSGVREVHLRAVTTVASGSQATSRYDTGEREVTSSAIVAAAVDAVRGVAA; encoded by the coding sequence GTGAGCGGAGTGCTGGTCGAGGTCTGCCTGGAGGACCTCGCCGGAGTCCGCCTGGCCGAGGCCGCCGGCGCCGACCGGATCGAGCTGTGCAGTGCGCTGAGCGACGGCGGCCTGACCCCGTCCATCGGCACGGTGGCGGCCGCGCTGCGTCTGTCGTCGCGGATGGGCGTCACTGTCCTCATCCGCCAGCGGGCCGGCGACTTCGTGTTCGACGCGGACGAGCTCGCGGCGATGGTCGCGGACATCCACGCGGTGCGGGCGCTGCCGAACCCGAACGGCGTCGCGGTGGGGTTCGCGGTCGGCGCGCTGCGTCCCGACGGCTCGGTGGACGCCGGCGCGACCGCCGCTCTCGTGGCGGCGTGCGGGGAGGCGCCGGTGACCTTCCACAAGGCGTTCGACCAGGTGCCGGATCGTGCGGAGGCGCTGGAGGTGCTGGTGGGGCTGGGCGTCGCTCGGGTTCTCACGTCGGGCGGTTCACCTTCCGCCGTCGAGGGCGCCGACGCGCTGGCGGCGCTGGTGGCTCAGGCCGGCGACCGGATCGCCGTCCTGGCCGGGGGCGGCGTGCGGCCGGTCAACGCGGCGGAGCTGGTGCGCCGGAGCGGCGTGCGCGAAGTGCATCTGCGAGCGGTGACGACGGTGGCGAGCGGGTCGCAGGCCACGAGCAGGTACGACACGGGAGAGCGCGAGGTGACGTCGAGCGCGATCGTCGCGGCTGCCGTCGACGCCGTCCGCGGGGTGGCGGCATGA